TGGGGACGGAAagcagggtgagggggggacacggcagcaccctggggctgccccccaagTGCTATGGGTAGAGGGTGGGGGAAAGggaccctgcctgcccccagcccctgcctgaccccagcccctgcctgacTCACCACGAGGCTGGTGCCCTTCAGCCCCACCAACAGCGGGTTCTGTGGGGAAGGAAACTGCATtagtggggcaggaggggggggcaggagagTGGCAGGGCAGGCACCCCTGGCCCCTCACCTGGCTGTCGGGCTCGCACCGCACCATTGCCTCCAGCTGCGCCAGCCGCTTTTCCAGCTCTGTGATCTGGGGGGAGGTGAGGGGGTGAGATGGCAGGACACCCCATTTTGGGGTCAGGTGCAGCGTCCTCCCCTCATGCTCACCTTGGCAGTCTGGGCAAAGTGGTCCTGCTCCGGTTGCCAGTACAGCTCAAGGGTGACAGCGTCTCCGGTGGGCATCGGGGCTTTGTCAGGGGTCTTCCCTGCTGCCACCTTGCTGCACCTCAccacctccagctgctgcagcaggtgcCTGGGCAGGAGGCAAAGGTGGGCACGGGGCCCCAGCACCACCCCATGGGGATGCTGCCATCCTCCCTTAACTCCCCTAGCTGCGGTCCCAAGGTCCTGGGACCCCACTCACTTGGCCAGGGCACTTTCGGGATCTGCAAAGTCtatggctgcagcagggcccagcagcttctccaggtggctggagaccagctgctgcttcaggcCCTCGACCTGCCTGGCCAAGGCCACGGGCATCAGCTCCTCCTTCGCCACCTCCTTCACTGTGCTCtgttgggaagggaggaaaggtgGCTGTGTCACCCCCCCCGGGACAGCCTCCCCACCGGTCCCCAGGGGAGGGGTGATGCTCACCTGGATCTGCTCCACCTCCCTAACCAGCTCCTGCACCTCGTGCTGCAGCCGCTGGTACTGCTGCTGGGGCGTCTCTTTGGCACCAAGACCCTTGCCaagctgcagagagaggaaCAGGGGCGTCAGGCGGGGGCTCACGGCCTGCCCATGCACCAGGCACCcagggcaggaggtggtggGTAGGATGCTGGTACCCAACTCCCCTCAGTGCCCATACCTGtgcagaaaggcaagaaaagggATTGACCGGGGAGGACAAGCGGGTGAGGCCCTTGACAGACAGGTAGGAGCAGCCTCGTGTTCAGAGGAACCTAGTCCTCATGAGGGACTTCAGAGAGACCTGCTGGACggacaacacagcaggacatgagcagcccaggaggctcCTAAGGGCACTGACGACAACGGCCTCCTCCAATGAGAGGGGCTCCGCTGGTGCTCATCTTCAGCAACAAGGAGGGGCTTGTTGGGGATGTGGACGTCAAAGGTCGCCTGGGCAGCAGTGACCACAAGGATGCTGAGAGCAGGAAGGAGGGGGCTTACAGCCCTgggcttcaggagagcagactctGGCCTCTTCAAAGGTCTGCTTGGAAGAGTCCCCTGGGATCAGGCAATGGAGGGAAGAGGGTCCTAACAAAGCTGGTTGATATTCAGGGATCATCTCCTCCAAGCTCCAGAGCGCTCCGTCCCAACAGGTGGGCTGTCGGGCAAAAAAGCCAGGAGGCTGGCTGGGTGAACAGGAGCTCCTGCCAAACCcagacacagaaaggaagaaggtagaagctggagcagggacagggaacctgggaggaggagagatgtTGCCCGAGAAGCCAGGGACAAGGTTACAaaagccaaagcccagctgGAACTCAGCCTGGCCAGGGACACTGGACATGGGACAAGCTGAGGCACTGTAGGCCACCTTTGCTGTGTCCCGACCAGCCATCAGGAATCCCCAGTGACAGTGGCTGGGGAAAGGCTGGCACAAGGCAGATGTACCCttggtggaagaggatcagCTCAGGGAACGCTTAAGGAAATGGGACAGAAAGAAGTGCGTGGACACAGGTGGGATGCACCTGCAagggctgagggaactggctgaTGGCATTGCAAGGCCACTCTCAATAATCTTTCATGGGTTACAGTGACTGGGAGAATTGCCAGAGGACAGGCAGGAAGCAAATGTCAACCCCACCTTCAAGcagggcaagaaggaggacccagggaaccacaggccagtcagcctcaccttcTTCCCTGGGAAGGCAATGGAGCAGCTACTCCTGGAAACCCTTTCCAGGGACatgaatgacagaaaaatcatgaaaagcaagcagcatggcttcaccaaggggaaGTCATGCTCCACCAACTCGATCAACTTCTCCAATGAAGTGATCAGCCCGGTAGACAAGGAAAGAGCAGTGGGTATTGTCTACCAGGACCTCAGGAAAGCCTTCGACACCATCTCCCATAAGATCCTCCAAGAGAAGGTGTTGCAGtctgggctggatgagcaggcagtgaggtggattgaaacTGCCCCAACAGCAAAGCCCATCGGGTGATGATCATCAGCCCAAACTcctagttggaggccagtacAACCAGTGTGCCCCAGGGTTCAATGCTGGGTCTGATCCtctttaacatcttcattaatgattgGGATGATGGGGCAGGGTGAACCCTCACTAGGTTTGCAGATGACGCCacactgggaggagtggctgagatGCCAGAGGGTCGCGTTGCCGGTCAGAGGGACctgggacaggctggagagatgggccaacaggaacctcatggAGCTCAACAAGCAGAAGTCCTGCTCCTGGGGAAGAACAGCCCCCGGCATCAATctatgctgggggccacccagctggaaagcagctctctgGAAAAGGCTCcaggggtcctggtggacaccaagctAAACATGATCCAGCAAGGAAGGCTAACGGTGTCCTGGGCAGCGTTAGGAGTGTTCTGGTCGAGGGAGGTGagccttcccctctcctcagcactgctgaggccacacctggactgctgtgtccagtgctgggctccccagtacagaagagagagagatggacatactggagagagtctaacaaagggccacaaagatgctgacagggctggagcatctctcctatgaggaaaggctgagagagctgggactgttcagcctggacaAGAGAAGGCTCTCAGGGATCTTATCAATACCTGAATGGAGGGTGCCAAGAGGACAGAGCccagctcttttcagtggtgcccagtgacaggaccagaggccatgggcacaaactgaagcgCAGGAGGTTCCCCCCGATCATGAGGAAgcactttttttactgtgagtgcgaccaagcactggcacaggttgcccagagagacggtggagtctccatccttgatATTCGGAAGCTACCTGCACATGGTcttgggcaactggctctaagtggccctgcctgagcatgagggttggaccagatggtCCAacttcccaccaccacccttcTGTAATGCTGTGTGATCTgtggccctgggcagggacatcaCTGTGGGGCGAGTGGGGACGAGGGGCTGTGCACTGTGGTGGCTCACATCCCCTTGTGCTCTGGACTCACAATTTCATACTCCCCAGACTTGTAGCCTGTTGTCCTGGGCTTGCTGATGCAATCGGAGAAATCTGGAAGAGGGAGGAGCAGGGTGTCACCCCAAAATACCTGGGGTGGCTGTGCCCTCCCTGGGGTCAGCTCAGGATCCCCACAGCCCACCCTTCCCTGAACCCCCTGGCTCACCCACTCCCTCGGTGCTCAGGCGCTTGTCCCGGAACTTCTCGTATGCGGCGTTGGGATTAATGATGATGTGCTCCACACTGGTGCTGGTGAGCTCCTCCTGCACACAACGCTCAGCGTTAGGGATGAGGCAGTTGCGAGGGTTTGTTGGCAAAGCCGCctccctgcagcaccaggggtgGGCCGGCGCTGGGGAGAGGATGGAAAGTAACAGAGGGGGCAAAGGTGGCCCCGTCCTCCCCAGGACAGGGGCACAGCCCCCAGGGACTGACATGCAGCAATGGAAGCCAGCAAAGGATCCCCCAACCTGCTGCCCTGGGCCACAGcagcccctctccagccctTGTGCCCCATCATGGCCTGAAGCGCTTTCGGGGAGCCCTAGTGTGCTGCAGATGGACAAGAAGGGGTGAAAGCAGCGGGAGCAGCACTAGCAGCATTAGGGGGGGCTGTCTGGctgaggggaggcaggagcgAGCACCCGCGAGCAGAGCACAGGGTTACGTTGGCCGACAGACAGGCTCTTACCAGCTCCTTGCGTTTCCCAGAGGTGAGAAAGCCAGAGCAAGGTTAGGAGAGGGGcaagagagagacaaaaatCACGTTAGAAGGTTTGTCCCACGCACAGCCCGCCACCTCCCACATCCCTCTgccaaggctgctgctgggctggcccCACGTGAGGGCTCAGCAGCCACATGGGACACAGGACCGCCAGCGTGGAAATGAGGGCAGTCGCGGAGGCAGTGGCTGCAAGAGCAGGGGCAGCGGTGGGCTGGACCACTTGGCTGGGTGCCCcagggcagccagggctggggacagccagggACACACCAGTCGCAGCCACCATGAGAGGTGCTCAAGGTACCCAGAGAAAGTGTGGGAGCAGGGGGCAGCCACAGTCCAGGGACAACACAGCTGAGTCCCCATTCTGATAACctccctccagctccagctccagctcttcTTTTCCCCTGGAGGGGGATGTGGGCAGAGCCCAGGGCAGGATGGGCCCCCACGGAGCAGCCCAACGCCTGGAGGGTGCCTGGGTCTCCCAGGGTAGGAGGGAGGCATTGGCTGCAGTCCAGGGGGGCAAAACCCCAATGCTGGTCCCTGGAGGGGCACGAGCTGTCCCCTGCTTAGCAGCCAGACCCATGCTCTGCTGGCAGCAAGGAAGGGAGCTCAGCGCAGCCCCACTCGCCTCTGCTGGCAGCAAGGAAGGGAGCTCAGCGCAGCCCCACTCGCCTGCCCATGTCCTGCCCAGGCCTCCAGTGTACTGTGAAGCCTGGCAGGACGGGCTGCAGTGCGATGGCAGCCACTGGCCCTGGGGAGCACCCCTCTGTGCAGGCAGCatcactggggggggggcacaaggccGCCGGGGCAGGAGCATGTTGTGGCTGAGACCCATCGTGGGGGGCCAGGGGGTCCCTGAGGGTCCCGAAGGACAAGGAGGGCAGCACGTGCAGTCAGGCAGAGCAGATGCAAAGAGGGCAAGGGAGAGCAGGGGGGGCAGCAGCCGTAGCACGTCGCACCCTGGGAcccacagccactgccagcTGCCTACCCTCTGCCCCACGGCAGGGTGACCCACAGCCACGACCAGGCAACACAGCAACAGGCAGCGGCTACGGGACCCTGTGCACATCTACTGCATGCAAAGATCAATCCCAAACAGCATGCCAAATTAGAAGCAGTGAGCAGGCTTACTTGTGCAAACTAGTGTCCAGGCaaggtggggagcagggaggggaagagtggTGGGAAAACTCAGGTCAGTTCAGTGCGCGAGAGCCAAGAAACACAATGAACCTGCACAAGGGGTTCCCAGGACAGGAGATGACAGCAACTAAAACCCTGGTAACCCTTGCttcctgcctgcagcaaggCCACATGGAAGGAAAACCACAGGGACTCACCGGTGTGACACCTCTCTATTCTCGGGCACCATTTTGGGGTGACCTAGGCCTGACGAGGGCACCTTTGGGTGGAGACAACCCATTTCAGTCCATCTTGCTGCCCTGGATCTTGCAAGGGATGTTTTTGTCCCCCTCAGAACTGGGGGCCGGGTCCCCAGCATGCCCCTGCTCCACGTGCAGTACACAGTGCCATGCCTGCCCACATGTGGTGGGGCTGCGCCGGCCCCATTTCCCCCACAGATGCTGGCTGCACCACCGGGAGAAGCCAGGTCTCAACTCCATGCCACCGAGGCCCAGCTCCACCTCCCCAGCTTGGGCCCACCAGGAGCACATGCTGGTGAAGCAGCGCCCGAGGGGGACCAACCAGCCATTTAAACCATGAACCATGAGCACCTGTTGGCTTTCAGCCTCGCCAGCAGAGCCAGGGGTCACCACGCAGCCCCAGGTGCACCCCTCATGCTGTGCTGGCCTCGAGGACAGGCGCCCTATATCACCCCACATTAAAGCCACCACACACCAGCCCCACAGAGAACAGCCATGGCCTGGGCACGATGGGCTCCGGCGCAGGTCTGGTCTGTGGGACCCTTGCCACTGTTCAGAACTGTTTTATGGGGGTGAACCCCCCTCAACAGGTCCCACTCATCCTCCGTGCGCTGCCCAGTGGGCACAGCCTGAGCTAAGTAAACGGGGACAGGCGGCTGGCCAGCCCTGCTTACTTCTGCTGCCCTCAGCCACATTACACAGGACGCAgatgctggggatggggacacgcACCCTGCATGAGGTGGGGGCTGAGCCCTGCCCTCGCTTCTTGGCCCCCCAAAGCACTGGCAGGCTGAGAGATGGGGGCGGTGTGTCACTGGGACACATCACGGTGGGGGGGATGTGGCACTGCAAGGACGTGTGCAGGGACAGGAACCATTTCCCTGCCACGGTGCTGTTCTTGCTGCACCCGACAGCTGCAGGATGGGGGCATGGGCATGCTTGCTCGCCCTCACCCTGCGGCACGGCCCCAGCAAGGCCTTACCGCCTCAAAGTTGGCCTGGTCATCCTCGGACACGTCGCTGGTCTCGTAGACGTCAGGTTCATTCCTGGCCTGGGGCACAAATGGGCTCCAGTGAAACCCCAGCTCTCCTCAGCTATTTATTATCTGCTTATGATCAAATACCCCACAACTGCCCCAAACAGCTTCAGATACCACCTCAGCCCACAGACACAcatggcagctgcctgcccccacaccccccacctccccagagACTCCACATCCTATCTGGACATGCCTCATGTACCCAGACATCCCACTTACTGCCCCCATCCCCCTGACACCTCCAAATGCCAGTCGCCCAGTCTCCCCAAATGCCCCATTTACTGACCCAGAGACACCCAATCCCctcagacccccccaaacccctccaatCACTTCATTCCCCCCCAATCCCCACAGTtgccccagaccccccccagtTCTTACAACCCCCTCGATCCCCTCAGACCCCCTGGCTCCCTCACTACCCCAAGACACCCCCAACTCCCTCAGCTCCCCTTGATCCCCTCACACTCTTGCAGTCCCCTCAGACTCCCTCCAATCTCCTCAGACCTCCCATAACCCATAAGACAAGCCCCCCAATCCCCTCATTCTCCCCCTTGCTCCCTGACCCCCTCAGACCACACATCCTCCCCCCGATCTCCTCAGACACCCTGACCCCCTCAAACCACTCCTAACCCACCAGACCTCCCCCAAATACCCCTGAACCCCTCATTCTGCCCCAGGCCCCCTGATCCTCTTAGGCCCCTTCAGCCCCCTCGAACCCCCCAGAACCCCCAATTCTCCCTCTAgtcccctgctcccctcagaCCACCCAGGCCCAACCCCCAAATTCCTCAGACTCCCTAATCCTCTCAGACACTCCCAACCCCCTCAGACACCCGTGACCCCCCAATCCCCTAATCCTCCTCCAGGTCCCCTAATCCCCTCAGACCCCCCCGATCCCTTTGGACCACCTCAGTACCCCTGTGACTCCCCCTCCGATCCCCTCAGATCCCCAGCCTCGCCCCCTCGGTCTCCTCAGACCCCCTGATCCCCTCAGACAGCTGCCCCCGCAGATCCCCTCATTCTTCCCCAGGTCCCCAAATCCCCTCAGAATCCCTGTTCCCCTCAGACCCACAGGTTCCCCCCCGATCACCCCTCAAACCCTCCCGGTCCGTCCCTGCACTCACGATGCCGGGCAGGTCGGAATACTTGGGGTCGGCCATGGCCGGGGATCGATAAAGGGGGAGTCGGTAATGGGGGAGATCggtaacgggggggggggggggggggcgggggggggggcggtgctGGGATCCAGGAAGCGCCGAGCAGGGTCGCGGCCGCTCTCGCGATAgcagcgcggggggggggggcggtacCTGTGCGGGGGGCGGGGTACAGGGGGCATCCCCCGGACCCGCCGCCCACCTACCCACCCACCTGCAGGGCCGCCAGATCGGCGGCTAACCCGCCTCCCTCGGCCTGGAGCCGGTCGCGGTCGCGGTCGCGGCCGAGGTGCTACAGCCGCTCCTGCGGCCTCCCCCCGCCTTGCACCCCCGGTTCGGCCCGGGACGGTTCGCAGCGCCCGGTTCTGCCGCTCCAGCGCCCGCACCCGCTCCAGGAAAGCGGCGAAACCGTCGTTCAGCGCCGCCAGTTCCTCCCGCTCCGCGCTCCGAACCGCTGGAAAATCCTAGGCTTGGGAATCGAGGCTCGGGAAAGTAGGCATGCTGTTGCGTGCATTGATTCTCAGCCCCTGTCTATTTTCCAGAGTTGGGAAatgtgtgctgctctgtgtgagGATTCCCAAGTTTTGCCAGTACTCCCAGGCTGAAGATGCTGCTGGGTGTGGGGATTCCTGAGCCTTGCTGTTACCCTGGGGATGGGCAACCTGCCATGTGCCAGGGTCCCTGAGCCCTGCCACTGCACAGGGCATAGCTACACTGCTGTGTGTGAGGGTACTGGAGTGTCACTGGTGTCCCAGGGTTGGTCATGCAGCTGTGTATGAGGGTACCGGAGTGTCACTGGTGTCCCAGGGTTGGTCATGCAGCTGTGTGTGAGGGTACCGGAGTGTCACTGGTGTCCCAGGGTTGGTCATGCAGCTGTGTGTGAGGGTACCGGAGTGTCACTGGTGTCCCCGGGTTGGTCATGCAGCTGTGTCTGAGTGTGAGGGTGGCTGAGCCTTGCCAGTTCCACAGAGCAGGTCATGGAGCCCACAGGGCAAGCGTTCGTGAACCTCACCAGTAGCCTTGGGAAGAAAAGCCTGCTACGTACAAGGCTTCCTAAGCTCTGCTGGTAGGCCGGCGCTGGACACGCTGCTGTGTACATGGATGCCTGAGCCTTACTGGTAGCTCAGAGCTCTGCAAGCTGCTCGGCACAGGAGTCTGCAGGCTCCACTGATGCGCTGGCACTGGGTCAGCTGCTGTGTGCAAGCATCCTCAAATCCCTCTAGTGCACCACTAACAGCAATGTTGCTGCATGCAAAGGTCTCTGAGCCCCACAAATGCACCCGCTGGACCTGCTGTTGGGAGAAGGATCCCCAAGTCTCTCCAGAGCATCAGGGCTGGGTACATGTTTGTGTGCAAGGGCCTTAAGCCCTGATGGTACATGGAGCTGGGCACACTGCTCTGTGTGAGGATTCCCGAGCCTAGCTGGTACCCCAGGACTGGACACGCTGCTGTGTGCTTTGGTGCCTGAGCCCCACCTGGGCTCACTTCAGTTGGGTCAACAGTCTCAGGGTCACTATGAATCAGTCCTCATTTGCTGCTGGGTCACATTTGATGTGTCCAGGGAGACATAGCTGAGGGACTCAGCTCAGGTCCCTCAGGGACCTGCATGAGCAAGGTGAGGGGCTGGAGGGAATGTTGGGGACAGTGGCATGGTGTCACTGGGAGCATCTTGGGAGGGGTGGTGGCTCTGCTCCCTACCTCCCACACTGAGCTTTCTTATCCCTCCCAGCCACGCAGTTTGGGCAGGTCCTCATGCACTTGGACAGCACGCAGCAGGAGATAGCAGGTGCTCTCAAGGCCAACACCGTGCTGCTGGCGGAGGTGGGTCCCACCAACACCCACTAGGCTGGAGTGGGATCCCCTTCCTGCCCCCACCGCTCACCTGCTTCCTCGCTCgccccccccaggcccagcaGACAATGAAGGAAAACCTGGCTGTCATAGAGGACAACTTTGTGGCCATAGATGCCCGCGTCGAGTGGCTGCAGAAGTGACAGCACCCTGGAGACACCCTGGCACCGGGCATCCCTGCTGCCGCCAGGGCCCTGCGACCCTCTGGGAATCTCTCCCTGCCCAAGCAGGTACCAGCCCCTGCTTGTATTATACTCTGGCtctgcccccctgcccagcatgggggctggaggggtcctCCCCACCTCTCCATTCCCACCTcggggtgggtggtggtggtgtctcTGTAGCCCCCTGATTTACCCTAATAAACAGCTCAGCTTGAAGTGTATCTTTGTCAGCATTTCCTCCAGGCTGTGGGGCCTGAGCAGGGCCCAGCTGCTGGGTTTTAAATGTGTCTTTTAATGGTGCATAGGACCCCactgcctgcagcctcctcGGTGCACTAAATCCAATTGCTCTGTCAGAAAGCTGTGACCCATGGGGAGAATGTCTCCTTGTTGACAGCTGCGGGGCAGGAGGtagtgtgtgtatgtatgtgtgtgggaTAGGGACGATCCCGAGTGGGTCTCAATCCACTCGTCGCCCAGCCTGAATatgtgcttgggattgccccgagccatgtgcaggaccttgtgcTTGGCCTCGTGAGCGCcatgaggttcacacgggcccacctctcaagcctgtcaaggtcgCTCTAGacggcatcccttccctccagcgtgttgaccgcaccacacagcttggcgttgtcggcaaacttgctgagggtgcgctcgaTCCCACTGACGGAGTCGGGGCACGCGGCAGGCAGGCAGTGACCCGCATGCTTCGGCTGTGGCTCCTcgagcagctgtgtgcagcGGCATCGCATTTGGGAGGTGGCAGCCCGGGTCGCTCCGGCCACCATCCGACAGGGCCTTTCCCCTCGGCAGCGAAACCTGCGAGCGGCTGGagaagctggcagggagcagccagggGAGGGAggtagtgtgtgtgtatgtgtgtgggaCGGGGACAACCCCGAGTGGGTGGGGgtggcctggggcaggggcgcatggccccccccccccaggctggtgGAGATGATTATTGCTGGGACTGGGGGATGGCAGCGGGGGGGAACCTTGTTTTTGGTGAGGGACAACCTGGTGCAAAACTAATCCTGAGTAGATCCAGCCATGGGGCTGCGGCCCCCTCAAACCAGAGGTGATGGGGGGCAGAGGGACCCCCAGCATGCAGAGTGGGCACTGGGGACGGAGCCCTGGCTGCATCCCCTCACGCCAGTCCTGTCACCCCAGCGCGGGGGCTTCCCTGGGGTGGGGGCCACCTCTGGCCCTGGTGGGTTTGAGCCCTGGGGGCAGTTGCTGGGCCATCATCTTGTGGGGATGGCGGAGGCGCGGTGGGATGGCCGCCAGGACTCGGGTGAGCACTGGAGGGACACGGGCTCTTCTGGAGGGAAAGGCCAGCACAAGGAGGATGGCAGTTGCCCTTTAGgtgagggagcagctggagagcgtggagctctgcctggctgaAGAGCAGAGTAAGGGTGACTGAGGGCTCCTGGGTAAGGACTaaagagcaggcagggaagggtgaCGTTGCAGTGGGTGCCTGCTACAGGCTGCCTGACCGGGGAGAAGCAGTGGGTGAGGCCCTCAACGGCCAAgtaggagcagcctcatgttcgtgggccctggtcctcatgggggatTTCGGAGAGACctgctggagggacaacacagcaggacaTAACCAGCCCAGGAGGCTCCTAAGGGCACCGACGACAACGGCCTCCCCTTCTAACAGTGAGGCCTCTCCCCTTCTTGTCAGTCAAGGTCCCTTGCGCATGGCTTCAAAGCCACCTTTACGTGGTGGTTTTTCTTAGGTAACATAGACAAGGTGACGCGCTTGTCCTACAATCACAGGtttctttattctctttctaGCTTGATTTCAAGAgaactgggacctccctgggcagctccCAAAGGCGTCCGTCAGCTTTGGGGGCAGGACTCCATCGAGTATGTCTCTCTTCAGGAGGACCAAGAGGAGGACGATGATCTGCAGGAAGGCGAGGAACAGCAAAAATCTCCTGCGGGACAGGAGAGGggtcaggcagagcagggagtaAATTTGTCTCGGCTCTTGACAGCCGCCCTCTTTGAATGCCACCGTGGGACCTCGCTCCGCGCTGGGCACAACAGACCCTGCTCGGGACTGGTTGAGGCTCTGCTGTACCTCTCCCCAGTGGgcccccaaaatcccccacTATGTGCTGCccaagcaaggaagaaaagaaatcctgaacTACTTCATCCCTGACAAGTCCAAACCTGCCCAGTGCCCTTGGACCAGTGGCACGGGCATCCCACTGCGTAGGGAAGAGCCCCGGCACCCCGAGTCCCCAGAGCAACTCACCTCAGCCAAGAAGCGATCTTATGCCTCCTCGATGCCAGCTGCTCCTCCTACAAGCCAAGGCACACAGGGACATGCGTTGGGGTGCGTGAGGCAGCTGAGGTCTGGGGGCTCAGACCCCCTCCCTCGTCCCTGCTGAGATCAGTGAGGGCCCCCGTGTCCCCTGGGCACAGTGCAgacccttccctcccca
This window of the Buteo buteo chromosome 17, bButBut1.hap1.1, whole genome shotgun sequence genome carries:
- the LOC142040877 gene encoding dynactin subunit 2-like isoform X1, translating into MADPKYSDLPGIARNEPDVYETSDVSEDDQANFEAEELTSTSVEHIIINPNAAYEKFRDKRLSTEGVDFSDCISKPRTTGYKSGEYEILGKGLGAKETPQQQYQRLQHEVQELVREVEQIQSTVKEVAKEELMPVALARQVEGLKQQLVSSHLEKLLGPAAAIDFADPESALAKHLLQQLEVVRCSKVAAGKTPDKAPMPTGDAVTLELYWQPEQDHFAQTAKITELEKRLAQLEAMVRCEPDSQNPLLVGLKGTSLVETVQVLQAKVNILDVAVLDQVGARLQSVLGKMNEIAEHKATVRDADTQSKIHQIYETMQHWDPVASTLPDVVQRLVTVKDLQEEATQFGQVLMHLDTTQQEIGGALKANIVLLAEAQQTMKENLAVIEDNFVAIDARIKRLQK
- the LOC142040877 gene encoding dynactin subunit 2-like isoform X2, coding for MADPKYSDLPGIARNEPDVYETSDVSEDDQANFEAEELTSTSVEHIIINPNAAYEKFRDKRLSTEGVDFSDCISKPRTTGYKSGEYEILGKGLGAKETPQQQYQRLQHEVQELVREVEQIQSTVKEVAKEELMPVALARQVEGLKQQLVSSHLEKLLGPAAAIDFADPESALAKHLLQQLEVVRCSKVAAGKTPDKAPMPTGDAVTLELYWQPEQDHFAQTAKITELEKRLAQLEAMVRCEPDSQNPLLVGLKGTSLVETVQVLQAKVNILDVAVLDQVGARLQSVLGKMNEIAEHKATVRDADTQSKIHQIYETMQHWDPVASTLPDVVQRLVTVKDLQEEGPADNEGKPGCHRGQLCGHRCPHQAAAEVTAPWRHPGTGHPCCRQGPATLWESLLAQAA